In Corynebacterium frankenforstense DSM 45800, the DNA window CGGCGAGTTCCTCTCCGTGGTGGGCACCTCCGGCTCCGGCAAGTCGACGTTGATGAACATCATCGGGCTGCTCGACCGGCCGACCACGGGCACCTACCGGCTGGGCGGCGTGGACGTCCTCGCCGTCGACGACGACGAGCTGGCCCGCTACCGCGCCGACGAGATCGGCTTCGTCTTCCAGAACTTCAACCTCGTCGGACGCATCGACGCACTGCGCAACGTCGAGATGCCCATGACGTATGCCGGGGTGCCGCGCGGCGAGCGCCGCGAGCGGGCCATGGCGCTGCTCGAGCAGGTCGGCATGGCCGACCGCGCCCACCACCGGCCCAACGAGCTCTCCGGCGGCCAGAAGCAGCGCGTGGCCATCGCCCGCGCGCTGGCCAACGGCCCGGCGCTGCTGCTCGCCGACGAGCCCACCGGCGCGCTGGACACCGCCACCGGACGCCAGGTCATGGACCTCTTCCACGGACTGCACGAGGAGCAGGGGATGACCATCGTCTTCATCACCCACAACCCGGAGCTCGCGGCCGAGACCGGGCGGGTGCTCACGATGCGCGACGGGGTGATCGCGTGAACTTCTCCGAGGCCGTCACCCTCGCGGTGACCAGTCTGCGCACCAACAAGATGCGCTCGGCGCTGACCCTGCTCGGCGTCGTCGTCGGCATCGCCGCCGTCGTCGCCATCCTCACCCTGGGCCGCTCGCTGCAGGTGCAGACCATGGACTCGCTCGACGACGTCGGCGTCAACGACGTCACCCTCGTCGTCGAGCCGCGCGACACCGCGGAGGAGGACTCCGGCTACGTCTCCGGGCCCGTGCCGCCGCAGGACCTGATCACGCCTGAGATGGTCGACGACCTGCGCACCCGCTTCGAGGGGCGCGTCGCCGGCGTGGCCGTGGAGGGACAGACCACCACCGGCGTCGAGGTCTCCCGCGGCTTCAGCCGCGGCAAGGCCGACGTGCACACCGTCAACCAGGACGTCATGCCGCTGAGCAAGATGGAGGCGGTCGCCGGGCGCCTGATCACCGCCGAGGACGTCGCCGGGCGCCGCCCGGTGGCGGTGGTGCCGCAGCAGACCGTCGACGACCTCTTCGGCGGCGACGCCCACGCCGCGCTCGGCCAGCAGATCCAGCTGAGCCGCAGGGAGGCCTCGACGGACGCGGTGATCGTCGGCGTCTACGAGAACACCGCGCGCGGCGGGCTGCTCGTCAGCGACGGCAACGGCCCGGACCCGCAGATCTACCTGCCGCTCGGCGGCGACCGCGAGCTCGCCGCGGCCGGCTCCGGCGGCGCCGGAGCCGGCACGGGTGTCAGTGCGGGCGTCGCGGGCTCCGGTCAGACCGGCGCGCAGGAGAGCGAGGGCTTCTCGCAGATCCGCGTGCGCGCCGCCGAGGGCGAGGACTCCAAGGCCCTGGGCCGCGACGTGCAGACCTGGGCGGACGGGTTCTACCGCGACAACACGGAGAACCACGCGAAGGTCATCGACATGCAGGAGGGCCTCGACGCGCTCAACCAGCTCTTCGGCACGATGTCGGTCGCGCTCTCGGCCATCGGCGGCATCTCGCTGCTCGTCGGCGGCATCGGCGTGATGAACATCATGCTGGTCACCGTCACCGAGCGCACCCGCGAGATCGGCGTGCGCAAGGCGCTCGGTGCGCGGCGGCGCGACATCCGCATCCAGTTCGTCGTCGAGGCGATGATCGTCTGCCTCTTCGGCGGCCTGTTGGGCGTGGTCATCGGCGGTGTCGCGGGCATGATCGGGGCCGCCGCGCTGGGCACCTTCGTGTTGCCGCCGCTCTCCGGCGTGGCCGTCTCGCTGCTCTTCGCGCTCGCCGTCGGGCTCTTCTTCGGCTACTACCCGGCGGGCAAGGCCGCGAAGCTCGACCCGATCGACGCGCTACGCTACGAGTGAGTTTCTCGCGGCGGAAAGAGCGCCGCGACAGGAGGACCTGTTCGTTGAGTGAGAGTTCAGCCGGCGCGGCCGGCGACAACGGGGGCTGGGACGCGGAGCGCCAGCACCGCATGGGGGTGGCCGCCGACGCGGTGTTGCGCCTGGGCCTGATGTTCATGGCCGCGGGCACCGGCGGCTACCGCATCATCCGCGGGATGAAGCGGGCCGGGCGCGCGCTCGGCTTCGACCGCCTGGACGCGCAGATCTCGGTGACCACGATCACCTGCACGTTCCACCGGGGCGACCACTTCCGCACCGTGGTCGCGGGCCAGGACAGCCCCGGGGTGGACGCCTCGCGCATCGAGGCGCTGGAGACCCTGACCCACCACCTGGACCGCCGCGTCGACGCGGAGTGGCTCAACGCCCGCCTCGACCGGATCGAGTCCGGCGTGGTCAAGCGCTGGACGCTGCCGGTGCTGATCCTCGCCGCAGGTCTGGCGTGCGCCGGGTTCGCCGTGCTCAACCACTTCTCGCTTGCCGACGTCCTGGTGGTCGCCGTCGCCGCCGGGTGCGGCCAGGCGGTGCGTGGCCTGCTGCTGCGCCGGCACGTGCGCCAGCTCGGCGCCGTGGCGGCGGCCGCGGTGACGGCCTGCCTGGTCTTCTGGGCGGTCATCGAGCTGCTGGGCCTGGCCGGGGTCGTCGAGCCCGCGGCCGCCGCGCCCGGCTTCGTCGCCTCGGTGCTCTTCGTGGTGCCGGGCTTCCCGCTGTTCTCGGCGATCATCGATCTCTCCCGCTTCGACTTCACCGCCGGTCTGTCGCGCCTGACGTACGCGGCGACGGTGATCGTGGCGGCGACCTTCTCGGTCGCCCTGGTCAGCGGGGTGACGGGGATGGCCCCGCCGCCGCGGCCGGCGACGGTGGACGACCCGCGCTGGTTCCTGCTGGCGGCGGCGGCCTCGTTCGTGGGCATCGCCGGCTTCGCCCTGCTGTTCAACTCCTCGCGGCGGATGGTGCTCATCGCCGCGGTGGTCGGCATGGCCTCCAACGTGCTGCGCCTGGTGCTCGTGCAGGCCGGCGCGAGCGCGTACGCGGCGGCCTTTCTCGGCGGCCTGGCCATCGGGCTGCTGGGCGCGGTGGCCTCGAAGAAGGCGGACATCCCGCGCATCACCACCACGGTGCCGGCCTCGGTGATCATGATCCCGGGCCCGGCGATGTTCGGCTCGGTCTACGCGCTGACCTCGGGCAACATCGAGCTCGGCGTGGACGCGGCGGCCACGGCGGTGATGACCGTGCTGGCCATCGGCGCGGGCCTGGTCACCGCCCGCATGCTCACCGACCGCGACTGGGTTCTCGGCCGCTACATCGACCTGGAGAAGCCGCTGGCCGAATTCGAGAAGTAGCCGGCCCCGGAGCCTGCCCGGGAACGGCTGGGCGGCCTGGCGGGCGACTCCGGCCCCGGAGCTCGTCCGGGACCGGCTCGCCGGGGCCGGCCAGAGACCCGGGTCGTGCCCGAGATGGGGTGGGGGGTGGGGGGAGCTAGCGCCCGAGCTCGGCGGCGACCTCGTCGAGGGTCGGCGGCTGGGCACCGGTGCGCGAGCAGGTGATCGCGGCGGCCGCCGCGGACAGGGTGAGGATCTCGTGCCACTGCGACTCGGTGGCCTGACCCAGCTGGCCGGCCTTCAGGCCGGCGCGCTCGATGGCGGCGAGCAGCGAGCCCATGATGGTGTCGCCGGCGCCGATGGTGTCGGAGACCTCGGTGTGGTGGGCGGGCACGTCGAGGTGGAGCTCGCCGCAGTCGAGGCTGAGGCCCTCGCCGCCGCGGGTGGTCACGACCGCCTCGACGGAGCTGGCGCGCAGCTTGTCGATGCCGCCGAAGAACTCGACCTCCTCCTCGGAGAGCTTGAGCAGGTTGACGTCGTCGAGCAGTCCCAGCAGGCGCTCGCGGTGGGCGTCGGTGGCGAAGTCGGGGCGGATGTTCGGGTCGAGGGCGACCAGCCGGCCGGCGGCGGCGTGGCGGTGCAGCACCTCGATGTAGCGCGAGGCGCCGGGTTCCCAGGCCAGCGAGCAGGTGCCGAAGCAGGCGATGTCGCAGTCGACGGCCTCCGGCTCCACGAGGCGGTCGGCGGTGCCCTCGCAGTAGAAGTTGTAGGAGGCCGAGCCCTCCCGGTCGATGGTGGTCACCGCGAGCGTCGTCGGCTCGGGGCCGCGCTGGACGCCGGAGGTGTCCACGCCCTCCTCCTCGAGGCGGCGCATGAGCGCGTCGCCGTAGTTGTCCTCGGAGACGCGGGACTGGAAGGCGACCTTGGCGCCCTGGCGGGCCAGGACGACGGCGACGTTGAAGGGGCCGCCGCCGAGGGCGGGCACGAGCGGGGAGAGCGGGTTGTTCTGGCTGGGGACCAGGTCGACCAGGCCCTCGCCGTAGACGGTGATCATGTTCTCCAGGCTAGCGAAAGCACCGCGCATCCACCGCGTGCGCCCCGGGGCGGGCCCGGATCAACCCCGGGTGCGGTCCGGGCCGCCGTACCGCCGGCGGCCGCCGCAGCCTGTCAAGTGTCGAAACCGGGAGGTGGGAGCGGAATCACAACGTGATAAATGGATTTAGCAGTTTTCGGGCGATAACATCAGACCCATGGTCACCGAGCATGCCGCAGACACCGCCCCCGGGGCGGGTCGCGGCCTGAACCACCCGC includes these proteins:
- a CDS encoding ABC transporter ATP-binding protein; protein product: MRDVVKRFNEGTEAEITVLHGCDVDVARGEFLSVVGTSGSGKSTLMNIIGLLDRPTTGTYRLGGVDVLAVDDDELARYRADEIGFVFQNFNLVGRIDALRNVEMPMTYAGVPRGERRERAMALLEQVGMADRAHHRPNELSGGQKQRVAIARALANGPALLLADEPTGALDTATGRQVMDLFHGLHEEQGMTIVFITHNPELAAETGRVLTMRDGVIA
- a CDS encoding ABC transporter permease, with product MNFSEAVTLAVTSLRTNKMRSALTLLGVVVGIAAVVAILTLGRSLQVQTMDSLDDVGVNDVTLVVEPRDTAEEDSGYVSGPVPPQDLITPEMVDDLRTRFEGRVAGVAVEGQTTTGVEVSRGFSRGKADVHTVNQDVMPLSKMEAVAGRLITAEDVAGRRPVAVVPQQTVDDLFGGDAHAALGQQIQLSRREASTDAVIVGVYENTARGGLLVSDGNGPDPQIYLPLGGDRELAAAGSGGAGAGTGVSAGVAGSGQTGAQESEGFSQIRVRAAEGEDSKALGRDVQTWADGFYRDNTENHAKVIDMQEGLDALNQLFGTMSVALSAIGGISLLVGGIGVMNIMLVTVTERTREIGVRKALGARRRDIRIQFVVEAMIVCLFGGLLGVVIGGVAGMIGAAALGTFVLPPLSGVAVSLLFALAVGLFFGYYPAGKAAKLDPIDALRYE
- a CDS encoding threonine/serine ThrE exporter family protein; translated protein: MGVAADAVLRLGLMFMAAGTGGYRIIRGMKRAGRALGFDRLDAQISVTTITCTFHRGDHFRTVVAGQDSPGVDASRIEALETLTHHLDRRVDAEWLNARLDRIESGVVKRWTLPVLILAAGLACAGFAVLNHFSLADVLVVAVAAGCGQAVRGLLLRRHVRQLGAVAAAAVTACLVFWAVIELLGLAGVVEPAAAAPGFVASVLFVVPGFPLFSAIIDLSRFDFTAGLSRLTYAATVIVAATFSVALVSGVTGMAPPPRPATVDDPRWFLLAAAASFVGIAGFALLFNSSRRMVLIAAVVGMASNVLRLVLVQAGASAYAAAFLGGLAIGLLGAVASKKADIPRITTTVPASVIMIPGPAMFGSVYALTSGNIELGVDAAATAVMTVLAIGAGLVTARMLTDRDWVLGRYIDLEKPLAEFEK
- a CDS encoding carbohydrate kinase family protein, producing the protein MITVYGEGLVDLVPSQNNPLSPLVPALGGGPFNVAVVLARQGAKVAFQSRVSEDNYGDALMRRLEEEGVDTSGVQRGPEPTTLAVTTIDREGSASYNFYCEGTADRLVEPEAVDCDIACFGTCSLAWEPGASRYIEVLHRHAAAGRLVALDPNIRPDFATDAHRERLLGLLDDVNLLKLSEEEVEFFGGIDKLRASSVEAVVTTRGGEGLSLDCGELHLDVPAHHTEVSDTIGAGDTIMGSLLAAIERAGLKAGQLGQATESQWHEILTLSAAAAAITCSRTGAQPPTLDEVAAELGR